One window of Hujiaoplasma nucleasis genomic DNA carries:
- a CDS encoding S1-like domain-containing RNA-binding protein yields MELGKTNTLRVLRETDISYLLTDGLEEVFLHKKEALQAYEDHQEIDVFVYKDNEGRLTASTKTPLLEKGGFAKLEIVGLNPKYGVFLNFGLVKDLLLSLDDLPGTKDEWPQVGDHLFVTMKESKDRLFAHILSRNEMSDRFRHIKRHDDIENIEITIMFILENGVLGYSDLGHEVFIHRNNYRRRLRLGEKVSVHIIQKNERNFSGQLIEQKELMLDNDAQVILDYLNKNDGLMKYTDKTDPLIISKVFHMSKSAFKRALGKLYKEGHVELEKTQTKLKR; encoded by the coding sequence ATGGAATTAGGAAAAACAAATACTTTAAGAGTATTAAGAGAGACAGATATTTCTTATTTATTAACAGATGGTTTAGAAGAAGTTTTTTTACATAAAAAAGAAGCGCTTCAAGCCTACGAAGACCATCAAGAAATTGATGTCTTTGTTTATAAAGACAACGAAGGAAGACTGACTGCTTCGACCAAGACACCCTTGTTAGAAAAAGGGGGTTTTGCTAAATTAGAAATTGTTGGTTTAAATCCAAAATATGGTGTCTTTTTAAATTTTGGTTTGGTCAAAGATTTACTTTTAAGTTTGGATGACTTGCCCGGGACCAAAGATGAATGGCCTCAAGTGGGTGATCACTTATTTGTGACGATGAAAGAAAGTAAGGATAGGTTGTTTGCTCATATATTATCTAGAAATGAAATGAGTGATCGTTTTAGACATATTAAAAGACATGATGATATAGAAAATATCGAAATTACCATCATGTTTATATTAGAAAATGGTGTGTTGGGATATTCTGATTTAGGTCATGAAGTTTTTATTCATCGAAATAATTATCGTAGAAGACTAAGACTTGGAGAAAAGGTGAGTGTTCATATCATTCAAAAGAATGAACGAAATTTCTCAGGTCAATTGATTGAACAAAAAGAATTAATGCTTGACAATGATGCCCAAGTGATTTTAGATTATTTGAATAAAAATGATGGACTAATGAAATACACAGATAAAACAGATCCATTAATCATTTCAAAAGTATTTCATATGTCTAAATCAGCATTTAAAAGAGCATTAGGTAAATTATATAAAGAAGGACATGTTGAGTTGGAGAAGA
- a CDS encoding serine hydrolase domain-containing protein has translation MNFPKNDFNKISCRDANIDKHYLYEMLEKINREKINIHQMHLSYQGSMIFEMYADGKKDQLENVYSVSKSFTSIAIGILIDKGLLKLDDYVLLYFSEDLKKYDPGYEKLQLKHLLTMTSGQKTDRFHGLTPQHNPIEIYFNTELAYEPGLHFAYSNFDSLILSAIVTKTTGKLLDDFLQEELYSVIGIEKTEWPQFGGYTLGCTGLRISVKDMARFGLFLLNDGQWDGKQIVSKSYLRMASQKQVDTSSEKIKLNKHGYGYQFWINEFGGYKAAGLYNQLIIINKEYETVFSIIAYEERPLTELFRDYVLEGFKSAYKETHLSLKDQIKAYQKLSLELLDEEEKVRKY, from the coding sequence ATGAATTTTCCAAAAAATGACTTTAATAAAATATCATGTAGGGACGCTAATATTGATAAGCATTACTTATATGAAATGTTAGAAAAAATCAATAGAGAAAAAATTAATATCCACCAAATGCATTTAAGCTATCAAGGTTCAATGATTTTTGAAATGTATGCTGATGGTAAGAAAGATCAACTAGAAAATGTATATTCAGTATCTAAATCTTTTACCTCTATAGCTATTGGTATACTCATTGATAAGGGTTTATTAAAACTGGATGATTATGTCTTGTTGTATTTTAGTGAAGACTTAAAAAAATACGATCCAGGATATGAAAAGTTACAATTAAAACATTTATTAACCATGACCTCAGGTCAAAAAACAGATCGTTTTCATGGTTTAACACCTCAACATAATCCTATAGAAATTTATTTTAATACAGAACTTGCTTATGAACCTGGTCTTCATTTTGCTTATTCAAATTTTGATTCTTTAATATTGTCTGCCATTGTCACTAAAACTACCGGTAAATTATTGGATGATTTTCTTCAAGAAGAATTATACTCTGTTATAGGTATAGAAAAAACTGAATGGCCACAATTTGGTGGCTACACTTTAGGCTGTACAGGTTTAAGAATTTCAGTTAAGGATATGGCAAGATTTGGTTTATTCCTTTTAAATGATGGCCAATGGGATGGAAAGCAAATTGTTTCAAAATCATATTTAAGAATGGCTAGCCAAAAACAAGTAGATACTTCTTCAGAAAAAATCAAACTCAATAAACATGGTTATGGTTATCAATTTTGGATCAATGAATTTGGTGGATATAAGGCTGCTGGCTTATACAATCAATTAATTATTATAAACAAGGAATATGAGACAGTATTTTCAATTATTGCCTATGAAGAAAGACCATTGACTGAATTATTTAGAGATTATGTTTTGGAAGGCTTTAAGTCTGCGTATAAGGAAACTCATTTATCATTAAAAGATCAAATTAAAGCCTATCAAAAACTATCATTAGAGCTTTTAGATGAAGAAGAAAAGGTAAGAAAATATTAA
- a CDS encoding M20/M25/M40 family metallo-hydrolase, translated as MIFVYILAALLILFFSIAFIRFLLIKEDHIQEPAEIDQSQAKKYALGLAKMIQVKSLSYDSKLNNEAAFIELKEVMVSLFPKVFETMERMDFPGQGLLMHWPGKNQNKPIVLMSHLDVVDVEEKAWDYPPFSGTIKEGQIYGRGSLDTKSTVFAFYQACEDLINQAYIPDQDIYLYSSTNEETSGPGAGYAVEYLKEKNIHPYMVLDEGGAIVTNALPSVKQALAMVGILEKGYANIKLSAKSLGGHSSTPPKNTPLVRLSKLVSDIEDHFPFKSQMIPEVQAIFEKAGPYMKGILRFMFVNLWLFKPLIVNLLPKVSPYGRALLSTTIAFTMAKASDQANVIPSEAYIIANLRTHPIQNVNESFKVIEDLAKKYQVEVELLEHREASAMTDINSEAYQYLEEMIKLSFKDVDVSPYVMLGGTDSRFFNDISSGVLRFSPIRMDQSELSKMHGHNESIKISTLVEAVQFYQNIIKNHH; from the coding sequence ATGATCTTTGTATATATATTGGCTGCTTTATTAATACTATTTTTTTCGATTGCTTTTATAAGGTTTTTATTGATCAAAGAAGATCACATTCAAGAACCAGCTGAAATAGACCAAAGTCAAGCAAAAAAGTATGCTTTAGGTCTAGCGAAGATGATACAAGTCAAAAGCTTATCCTATGATTCTAAGCTTAATAATGAGGCTGCCTTTATTGAATTAAAAGAAGTTATGGTTTCATTATTCCCTAAGGTTTTTGAAACTATGGAAAGAATGGATTTTCCTGGACAAGGTTTGTTAATGCATTGGCCAGGGAAAAATCAAAATAAACCAATTGTATTAATGAGCCACTTAGATGTGGTTGATGTGGAAGAAAAAGCTTGGGATTACCCACCATTTTCTGGCACAATCAAAGAGGGTCAAATTTATGGTAGGGGTTCTTTAGATACCAAGTCAACGGTCTTTGCTTTTTATCAAGCCTGTGAAGACTTAATCAATCAAGCTTATATCCCTGATCAAGATATCTATTTATACTCTTCAACCAATGAAGAAACATCAGGTCCAGGGGCAGGATATGCAGTTGAATACTTAAAGGAAAAAAATATTCATCCTTATATGGTTTTAGATGAAGGTGGGGCTATTGTTACCAACGCTTTACCCAGTGTCAAACAAGCCTTAGCCATGGTGGGGATCCTTGAAAAAGGATATGCCAATATTAAGTTAAGTGCAAAGTCTTTGGGTGGACATTCATCAACACCTCCCAAAAATACCCCTCTTGTTCGATTATCTAAGTTGGTGAGTGATATAGAAGACCATTTTCCTTTTAAAAGTCAAATGATTCCTGAGGTCCAAGCTATCTTCGAAAAAGCAGGCCCTTACATGAAGGGAATTCTAAGATTTATGTTTGTCAATCTTTGGCTTTTTAAACCTTTGATTGTAAATTTATTACCCAAAGTAAGTCCTTATGGTAGGGCCTTACTATCTACCACCATTGCTTTTACCATGGCCAAGGCCAGTGATCAAGCCAATGTGATTCCATCAGAGGCTTATATAATTGCTAATTTAAGGACCCATCCTATTCAAAATGTGAATGAATCTTTTAAGGTTATTGAAGACTTGGCCAAAAAATATCAAGTTGAAGTTGAACTTTTAGAACATAGAGAGGCTTCAGCCATGACGGACATCAATTCTGAAGCCTATCAATATCTAGAAGAAATGATTAAATTATCATTTAAAGACGTTGATGTATCACCTTATGTCATGTTGGGCGGAACAGATTCAAGATTTTTCAATGATATTTCTTCAGGTGTTTTAAGATTTTCACCCATTAGAATGGATCAAAGTGAATTATCAAAAATGCATGGACATAATGAATCTATTAAAATTTCAACCTTAGTTGAAGCTGTGCAATTTTATCAAAATATTATAAAAAATCACCATTAG
- a CDS encoding DUF5058 family protein — translation MDIQTLKEAWWLYLIGVLVSLFIIGGALFFAKKAYIRSKELKMGKEMIKKTVISSVSFSILPSIGIFIGVITMAGLLGIPLPWVRLSVLGALHYELLAVKIATDGITVLSLNIEDFVTIAFVMTIAIIWGALFTLFFFKKYQSKVIDKVDTSNKKSFANLLFQSVFIGLVSAFFGDAFSKIFSYDIKEIQNGLYTGNEIEGSTFVPIIVFVSAFIFMAAFDYLIQKKKMTWLENIQLSLSMVMAMTLAVLLGIGGIY, via the coding sequence ATGGATATTCAAACACTTAAAGAAGCATGGTGGCTTTACCTTATTGGTGTCTTAGTATCATTGTTTATTATCGGTGGTGCTTTATTCTTTGCGAAAAAAGCATACATTAGATCTAAAGAATTAAAGATGGGCAAAGAAATGATTAAAAAAACAGTGATTTCATCTGTATCATTTTCTATATTGCCATCCATTGGTATCTTTATTGGTGTTATCACCATGGCAGGACTTTTAGGTATTCCCTTGCCTTGGGTTAGATTATCTGTTTTAGGGGCCTTACACTATGAACTATTAGCTGTAAAAATAGCGACAGATGGAATCACAGTCTTAAGTTTAAATATTGAAGATTTTGTGACCATAGCCTTTGTGATGACTATTGCTATTATCTGGGGCGCTTTATTTACCTTGTTTTTCTTTAAAAAATACCAATCCAAGGTTATTGATAAAGTTGATACTTCCAATAAAAAATCTTTTGCTAATTTATTGTTTCAATCAGTCTTTATTGGCTTAGTATCTGCCTTTTTTGGTGATGCTTTTTCTAAGATATTTTCTTATGATATCAAAGAAATTCAAAATGGACTATATACAGGAAACGAAATAGAAGGATCAACCTTTGTGCCAATCATCGTTTTTGTTTCTGCCTTTATTTTTATGGCGGCCTTTGATTATCTCATTCAAAAGAAAAAAATGACTTGGTTGGAAAATATTCAATTATCCTTATCAATGGTTATGGCCATGACTCTGGCTGTTCTTTTAGGCATAGGAGGTATCTACTAA
- a CDS encoding tetratricopeptide repeat protein, translating into MRKTPKDLNDLGDKAFYGINQEKNIELAYTYYKEAADMNNPVGLYNLGLYYYVKEDYKKAFKLFKKATDLSYSPAYMKLFDMYFYGNGVHKSYKKAFKYVKAAADTHDVEVYHKLARMYEEGIGVKSNLEKAFEYYNLSASNNQVNGMYGLALLYFKQKNKDKEHETAYYWLDKAAHMHHVPSIKKMIEMYDQPHEYLSKKSSLYLDEMKFHYQEILAKTKDLDALILVAKAYEEGRTYLQVNYQKAFEYYRILHELEVVEGYLGLGKAYLYGLGTSKDYDMAKDYLEIAASRNNGQAKSLLGDIYRNGWGVKADYQLAKEHYIGAAEENQVDALVHLSLMHYRKQIHHANPLQAFTYIERACKQESPKAYFWLGLYYELGIGVDQDYNQSIEAYKKAIQLGNNASRYKLAYLLYRNLKKQSISKRKTDQIFEEIKILLLTYIETVDSDNRLKAMYLLADIFKDPIYSKSSPKISRYYYELAAENGYSKAMNRLYEIYIEEDIQTALAWLQKACDSGLDGEAYYIMSLIYEQGLHGMTKDHVKAEKFLAMSAKLNNKLALEKITFEGESNGYSNT; encoded by the coding sequence ATGAGGAAAACACCCAAAGATTTAAATGATTTAGGTGATAAGGCTTTTTATGGAATCAATCAAGAAAAAAACATAGAATTGGCTTACACCTATTATAAAGAAGCAGCTGATATGAATAATCCTGTGGGTTTATATAATTTAGGGCTTTATTACTATGTTAAAGAAGATTATAAAAAGGCTTTTAAACTCTTTAAAAAGGCAACTGATTTATCTTATTCACCAGCATATATGAAACTCTTTGATATGTATTTTTATGGCAATGGGGTCCATAAGTCTTACAAGAAAGCTTTTAAATATGTAAAAGCAGCTGCGGATACCCATGATGTTGAAGTTTACCATAAACTCGCAAGGATGTATGAAGAAGGTATTGGTGTTAAAAGCAACCTTGAAAAAGCTTTTGAATACTATAATTTATCTGCTTCTAACAATCAAGTCAATGGTATGTATGGTTTAGCCTTGCTTTATTTTAAACAAAAAAACAAAGATAAGGAACATGAAACCGCTTATTATTGGTTGGATAAAGCAGCTCATATGCACCATGTACCATCCATAAAAAAGATGATTGAAATGTATGATCAACCCCATGAGTATTTAAGTAAAAAATCATCCTTATATTTGGACGAAATGAAGTTTCATTATCAAGAAATTTTGGCTAAGACCAAAGACCTTGATGCCTTAATCTTAGTCGCTAAAGCCTATGAAGAAGGTAGGACTTACTTACAGGTTAATTATCAAAAAGCCTTTGAATATTATCGAATATTACATGAATTAGAAGTAGTGGAAGGTTACTTAGGTTTAGGTAAGGCTTACCTTTATGGCTTAGGGACTTCCAAAGATTATGATATGGCTAAAGATTATTTAGAAATCGCTGCTTCGAGAAATAATGGGCAAGCCAAAAGCTTATTAGGAGATATCTACCGGAATGGCTGGGGAGTAAAAGCAGATTATCAATTGGCCAAGGAACATTATATTGGAGCTGCCGAAGAGAATCAAGTAGATGCCTTAGTGCATTTAAGTTTAATGCATTACCGGAAACAGATTCATCATGCCAATCCCCTTCAAGCATTTACTTATATAGAAAGGGCATGTAAACAAGAGAGTCCTAAGGCTTACTTTTGGTTGGGTTTGTATTATGAACTTGGTATTGGCGTTGATCAAGATTATAACCAAAGTATTGAAGCCTATAAGAAAGCCATTCAATTAGGCAATAATGCTTCAAGGTATAAATTGGCTTATTTACTCTATCGGAATTTAAAAAAACAGTCCATATCCAAACGAAAAACTGACCAAATTTTTGAAGAAATAAAAATACTCTTATTGACCTATATCGAAACCGTTGATTCAGACAATCGTTTAAAAGCCATGTATTTATTGGCTGATATCTTTAAAGATCCAATCTATTCAAAATCATCTCCAAAGATTTCTCGTTATTATTACGAATTGGCAGCTGAAAACGGCTATAGTAAAGCCATGAATAGACTCTATGAAATTTATATAGAAGAAGATATACAAACAGCTCTTGCTTGGCTTCAAAAAGCTTGTGATTCTGGCTTGGATGGTGAAGCTTATTACATCATGTCTCTTATATACGAACAAGGTTTACATGGCATGACTAAAGACCATGTTAAAGCTGAAAAGTTTTTAGCCATGTCAGCGAAATTAAACAATAAATTAGCCTTAGAAAAAATAACTTTTGAAGGAGAATCAAATGGATATTCAAACACTTAA
- a CDS encoding SEL1-like repeat protein: protein MEALIKAKEQFHAKKYKESFSLFKNLSPDAEASYFLGLHYLHGLGVKQSDDKAFSYFKKSWEGLFHEGIYMLGMCYQEGIGVKVDLNQAFKLYQAARDSINAKIKLAQFYEEGIIVPKDLVKAIRLYNDCQKQGHAYAMYKIGRFYLSGEGLKQNMNQGYQWLQKALAENHVLAVNYFRMIGSKPSTDFRSTDDILRQAKSAIDKKQVEYAMSFLELAIKEESVEALMILVDQYIQGNLFEKDLEKAFKLLLKHQSLDHKDIDYRLAYFYEHGLGTVSSYYKAALFYEKAANKGHYEAKEALLELRGY from the coding sequence ATGGAAGCATTAATCAAAGCTAAAGAACAATTTCATGCTAAAAAGTATAAAGAAAGTTTTTCTTTATTTAAAAACCTTAGCCCTGATGCAGAAGCAAGCTATTTTTTAGGCTTGCATTATTTACATGGTTTAGGGGTTAAACAAAGTGATGATAAGGCATTTTCTTATTTTAAAAAATCTTGGGAAGGCTTATTTCATGAAGGTATATACATGTTGGGTATGTGTTACCAAGAAGGTATAGGGGTCAAAGTTGACTTAAATCAAGCCTTTAAACTCTATCAAGCTGCTAGAGATTCTATCAACGCTAAAATCAAGTTAGCTCAATTTTATGAAGAGGGTATCATCGTTCCTAAAGATCTTGTTAAAGCCATAAGACTTTATAATGATTGTCAAAAACAAGGACATGCTTACGCGATGTATAAAATAGGAAGATTTTATTTAAGTGGTGAGGGTTTAAAACAAAATATGAATCAAGGTTACCAATGGCTTCAAAAAGCCTTGGCGGAAAATCATGTTTTAGCTGTCAATTATTTCCGGATGATAGGGTCCAAACCTTCAACTGATTTTAGGTCTACGGATGATATACTAAGACAAGCCAAGTCAGCCATCGATAAAAAACAAGTCGAGTATGCCATGTCTTTTTTAGAATTGGCTATTAAAGAGGAATCAGTTGAAGCTTTAATGATTTTGGTTGATCAATATATCCAAGGAAATTTATTTGAAAAAGATTTGGAAAAAGCCTTTAAATTATTATTAAAACACCAATCATTAGATCATAAAGACATTGACTATCGTTTGGCATATTTTTATGAGCATGGCTTAGGAACTGTGTCTTCATATTACAAGGCAGCTTTATTTTATGAAAAAGCTGCCAATAAGGGTCATTATGAAGCTAAAGAAGCCTTGCTTGAATTGAGGGGGTATTGA
- a CDS encoding UvrD-helicase domain-containing protein has protein sequence MIYTKHQNKAINHEGENILVSASAGSGKTGVLKARVLRKLNDGVDIDQLIILTFTEAAAAEMKSRIIDELKKNHMDHQLVKLDNAIISTFDAFTLRLVREYHYLLKLPADIQISDTLLIQMESDIILQEVIKDFYLENTQEFRQLVKLLFSGNDHFLEQGILNLARAFKKIPNYFAFIESYDQHFKPSMLEKAYDEFFAFIHQDLQVIRDKFYDYYQDNYRSYSLDCDLYLDQCLSIYNALAKEEDPQTIMDLLDEFFLPRKPVKPRNTDDWLESFDQGKKLIKKIKEEIQASQLGQDKAYIKTWENTLDRVQVILKMTHQYLLKLRQVQIQKNLYSFDDIMAFAIDLFKNHQDIRQKYQENINEILIDEYQDTNDLQDYLISLIANNNVFMVGDVKQSIYRFRDANPKNFMRILEEYQKMNQGMAINLIENFRSNKYVLEKINDMFLEIMTIDKGGVNYSDNHQLVSGYDDDFGLNQKNDPLHIHYYDPKTIKIKQEDLSKDQIEAHIVAKDILRKMKKRQRIFTGKAYRPIEYSDITILVDRKNAFDTYAKVLGAYQIPVDIYDKTSFIQSEEMIFIHQFLILLNKLRNNDSQAFKQSLYAVARSFVYGIPDQEIIHFLISTKADIQAFLKDQTFDLIKNDLLSLLEFINIKPNVNLIDMIYQKTKIYEKIAYLDKPKNRAKKLEYFRHLIGSQKEKKFEDMIDYLAFIDQRSDLDIEYKESKENIQAIKLMSIHQSKGLQFPVLYMIGLSKKFNFTENKEVFNFSPDYGILTYSNDQGIYRNFLERLFFKKAKAEDSSEKIRLFYVALTRAKEEINLVLEAKEELNLVKTTYNNYLEMLYDAYHLEPTDIIMDIENPEIQVTSDQDYQQKSISYKKFDFTEDIIDQGSYSKAENTFFTDQVKVALNYGQNIHSLLESIDFNHLDQSMDTLPENIRKSMIVLSDSSLFKSLKEPTFYKEYEFIDQESDQLRQGIIDLLIMDIDKVIIIDYKLKNIDDLAYYDQLKGYESYLKKMTDKPIYGYLYSLIDQELKQMI, from the coding sequence ATGATCTATACCAAACATCAGAATAAAGCCATCAATCATGAAGGAGAAAATATCCTTGTTTCTGCCAGCGCTGGTTCAGGTAAAACCGGTGTCTTAAAAGCTCGGGTATTAAGAAAGTTAAATGATGGAGTTGATATTGATCAACTCATTATTTTAACTTTTACTGAAGCCGCTGCGGCTGAAATGAAATCAAGAATTATTGATGAATTAAAGAAAAACCATATGGATCATCAATTGGTAAAACTTGATAATGCAATTATCTCTACTTTTGATGCCTTTACTTTAAGATTGGTTAGAGAATATCATTACTTATTAAAACTACCCGCAGACATTCAAATTTCAGATACCTTATTAATTCAAATGGAGTCTGATATAATTCTTCAAGAAGTTATTAAAGATTTTTACTTAGAAAATACTCAAGAATTTAGACAATTGGTTAAATTGTTATTTTCTGGTAATGACCATTTTCTCGAACAAGGCATTTTAAATCTTGCTAGAGCCTTTAAAAAAATTCCGAATTACTTTGCATTCATTGAATCTTATGATCAACATTTCAAGCCTTCTATGCTTGAAAAAGCCTATGATGAATTTTTTGCTTTTATACACCAAGACTTACAAGTAATAAGAGATAAATTTTATGATTATTATCAAGATAATTACCGGTCTTATTCTCTTGATTGTGATCTTTATCTTGATCAATGCTTATCTATTTATAATGCCTTGGCCAAGGAAGAAGACCCACAAACAATCATGGACTTATTGGATGAGTTTTTTTTGCCAAGAAAACCTGTTAAACCTAGAAACACTGATGATTGGTTAGAATCTTTTGATCAAGGTAAAAAACTGATTAAAAAGATTAAAGAAGAAATACAAGCTAGTCAATTAGGCCAAGACAAGGCCTATATAAAAACCTGGGAAAATACTTTAGACAGGGTTCAAGTCATTTTAAAGATGACCCATCAATATTTATTAAAATTAAGACAAGTTCAAATTCAAAAAAATCTATATTCCTTTGATGATATCATGGCTTTTGCCATTGACTTGTTTAAAAATCATCAAGATATTCGTCAAAAATATCAAGAAAATATTAATGAAATTTTAATCGATGAATATCAAGATACCAATGATTTACAAGATTATTTGATATCTTTGATTGCCAATAATAATGTTTTTATGGTTGGAGATGTTAAACAATCCATCTATCGTTTTAGGGATGCCAATCCTAAAAACTTCATGCGTATCCTTGAAGAGTATCAAAAAATGAATCAAGGTATGGCGATTAACTTAATAGAGAATTTTAGATCCAATAAATATGTACTAGAAAAAATTAATGATATGTTCCTAGAAATCATGACCATAGACAAGGGTGGGGTTAATTATTCTGATAACCATCAACTTGTATCGGGTTATGATGATGACTTTGGATTAAATCAAAAGAACGATCCACTTCATATCCATTACTATGACCCTAAAACCATTAAAATCAAACAAGAAGACTTAAGCAAAGACCAAATAGAAGCCCATATCGTGGCTAAAGATATACTTAGAAAAATGAAAAAAAGACAAAGGATTTTTACAGGCAAAGCATATCGTCCTATCGAGTATTCAGATATCACCATATTAGTTGATAGGAAAAATGCTTTTGACACTTACGCTAAGGTTTTAGGTGCTTATCAAATACCTGTAGATATCTATGATAAAACATCATTTATTCAATCAGAGGAAATGATTTTTATCCATCAATTTTTAATTTTGCTAAATAAGTTAAGAAATAATGATTCTCAAGCCTTTAAACAAAGTTTATATGCAGTCGCAAGATCTTTTGTTTATGGTATTCCTGACCAAGAAATCATTCATTTTTTAATAAGCACTAAGGCTGACATACAAGCTTTTTTAAAGGATCAAACTTTTGATCTAATAAAAAATGATTTATTAAGTTTATTAGAATTCATTAACATTAAGCCCAATGTGAATTTGATTGATATGATTTATCAAAAAACCAAAATATATGAAAAAATAGCTTATTTAGATAAGCCTAAAAATAGGGCTAAGAAATTAGAATATTTTAGACATTTAATTGGTTCACAAAAAGAAAAGAAATTTGAAGATATGATCGATTACTTAGCTTTTATTGACCAAAGAAGTGATTTAGATATAGAATATAAGGAAAGTAAGGAAAATATCCAAGCCATTAAACTCATGAGTATTCATCAGTCAAAAGGCTTACAGTTTCCTGTGCTTTATATGATTGGCTTATCTAAGAAATTTAACTTTACTGAAAATAAAGAAGTCTTTAATTTCTCACCTGATTATGGTATTTTAACTTATTCAAATGATCAAGGAATCTATCGTAATTTCTTAGAAAGATTATTTTTTAAGAAAGCCAAAGCAGAAGATAGTTCTGAAAAAATTAGATTATTCTATGTGGCTTTAACCAGAGCTAAAGAAGAAATAAATTTAGTCTTAGAAGCCAAAGAAGAATTAAATCTTGTAAAAACAACCTACAATAATTATCTAGAGATGCTTTATGATGCTTATCATTTAGAACCTACAGATATCATCATGGATATTGAAAATCCTGAAATTCAAGTGACTTCAGATCAAGACTATCAACAAAAATCCATTTCTTACAAAAAATTTGATTTTACTGAAGATATCATTGATCAAGGAAGTTATTCAAAAGCAGAAAATACCTTCTTTACTGATCAAGTTAAAGTTGCTTTAAACTATGGACAAAATATCCATAGTCTCTTAGAATCTATTGATTTTAACCATTTAGATCAAAGCATGGATACTTTACCTGAAAATATTAGAAAAAGTATGATAGTTTTAAGTGATTCATCTTTATTTAAATCTTTAAAAGAACCTACTTTTTATAAAGAATATGAATTTATCGATCAAGAATCAGATCAATTAAGACAAGGTATTATAGACTTATTAATTATGGATATAGATAAGGTTATTATCATTGACTATAAGTTAAAAAATATTGATGATTTAGCTTATTATGACCAATTAAAGGGCTATGAATCTTACTTAAAAAAAATGACAGATAAGCCAATTTATGGGTATTTATACTCATTAATAGACCAAGAATTAAAGCAAATGATTTGA